In the Leptotrichia sp. oral taxon 212 genome, one interval contains:
- the ytvI gene encoding sporulation integral membrane protein YtvI produces the protein MANYKRFDFKKLYFILYIVLVLIVVYLLFKLGIFLFPFTLALFFSILTQPFSRFLQKKLKFSQKIATIVSIILFLVIFLAFISLSALRLSGEIYKLSINLNKYSKDFQSLWNHTIDRVYSLLGYFPEGFDEQVKSSINGFIRMGTSKLGSFINSLINFITSIPTIILYICITILSTFFISLDKKKIMTFLEQQFPETWIKKVYNIKREMFNVLGSYIRAQIILMTICFFELLISFNLLSFLKFNLPYPLIFSIIICIIDALPILGAGAVLLPWSLISFATGDIKLGLALLGIYFLVLSVRQMLEPKLISQNLGVHPLVTLISMYSGFKFFGVIGFLIGPVVMIILKNVFSRELEIGFFREIFTEIHEDDEKKSDSNKSHHTENNSNSDNDSSEPLNEKIKKYIDEEFIEDKKC, from the coding sequence ATGGCAAATTATAAAAGATTTGATTTTAAGAAATTATATTTTATTTTATATATAGTACTTGTACTTATTGTAGTATATCTGCTTTTTAAACTGGGAATTTTTCTGTTTCCTTTTACACTGGCTCTGTTTTTTTCCATATTGACTCAGCCATTTTCAAGGTTTCTACAGAAAAAACTGAAATTTTCACAGAAAATTGCAACCATAGTGTCAATAATTCTATTTCTTGTAATATTTTTAGCTTTTATAAGTCTTTCCGCCTTACGGCTTTCAGGGGAAATCTACAAACTTTCCATAAATCTTAATAAATATTCTAAAGATTTTCAGAGCTTGTGGAATCATACAATAGATAGAGTTTACTCTCTTCTAGGATATTTTCCTGAAGGATTTGATGAACAGGTAAAAAGTTCCATTAACGGATTTATTAGAATGGGAACGTCAAAACTTGGCTCCTTTATAAACAGCCTTATAAATTTTATTACATCAATACCTACAATAATACTTTATATCTGTATTACAATACTGTCAACTTTTTTTATAAGTCTGGACAAGAAGAAAATAATGACTTTTCTGGAACAGCAGTTTCCGGAAACATGGATAAAAAAGGTATATAATATTAAAAGAGAAATGTTTAATGTACTCGGTTCCTACATAAGGGCTCAGATTATACTAATGACAATCTGTTTCTTTGAATTACTTATTTCATTTAATTTATTGTCATTTTTAAAATTTAATTTACCGTATCCGTTAATTTTTTCAATTATAATCTGTATTATTGATGCCCTTCCAATACTGGGAGCCGGTGCTGTACTCCTGCCATGGAGCTTGATATCATTTGCAACTGGAGATATTAAACTTGGACTGGCTTTATTAGGCATTTATTTTCTGGTTCTTTCTGTCCGTCAGATGCTTGAACCTAAGCTTATAAGCCAGAATCTGGGGGTACATCCGCTTGTTACACTGATTTCAATGTATTCAGGATTCAAATTTTTTGGTGTCATAGGATTCCTTATAGGGCCTGTTGTAATGATTATACTTAAAAATGTGTTCTCACGTGAACTTGAAATTGGTTTTTTCAGGGAAATTTTTACAGAAATTCATGAAGATGATGAGAAAAAATCTGACAGCAATAAATCTCACCATACTGAAAATAATTCCAATTCAGACAATGATTCCAGTGAACCTCTGAATGAAAAAATAAAGAAATATATAGATGAAGAATTTATAGAAGATAAAAAATGTTAA